The sequence below is a genomic window from Acetivibrio clariflavus DSM 19732.
GAACCTATATTAAACAAATTGGCAGGTATATTTGGGAAAAGCAGTACCGGTTGGATTGATGTCGATTTCTCACGTTGGGGAAGTGGCACTGATGAAAGGGAGTTAAAACAGCAATTTTTAATAAAAAAATGGTATCCTTTAGCTATTATGGCTCTAACGAAAGAAATACGGAAAGAGTTGTTGAACCGTTAAAGCTTTTGTTCAAAGGCTATGCCTGGTATGTTTATGCTTTTTGTCGTGTAAAAAATGATTTTAGGATATTCAGAATCAGCCGGATAAAAAACCTGAAAATGATAGAAAACTCATATACTCGAGATTGCCCTGAAAACATTCCGATAATGTCAAAGGAAGTTGATATAAAGACGGTCAGAGTAGTATTAAAAATACATAAAAGAATGGCATTTCGTGTATTTGACGAATTTGGCCATGATTCTGTCAAAGAAAATGAGGATGGATATTTTTATGTTACAGTGGATTTGCCGGATGAAGATTGGTTGTACGGATATATTCTTTCATTCGGTGAAGATGCTGAAGTTATAGAGCCTGAACATGTTCGCAGCAATTTAAAAAATAAACTTGAGAATTGTCTGAAAAAATATACTTAATATGACATGCTGTTGTCAGTTTTAAAATGGTACATTAATAGTGGAAATATGGAAACACTGAAGGCGAAAAAATATCGCGAAAACCGTACGGTCAATAACTGCTTAGAGATAAATAATAATTTTTAGAGGTGTATCAATATGAGCAAATTGGATTATAAAAAGGATTTTAAAGAATTGTATCTTCCCAAAACCACTCCTTCGATTGTTGATGTGCCTGCTATGACTTTTGCAATAATAGACGGTCAGGGCGATCCTAATGGAGAAGATTTTGCGTTGGCTACTGAAGCACTTTATAGCTTTAGCTATAAAGTGAAGATGTCTTATAAAAGCAAGGATGTTCCCGAAGGGTATTATGATTATACTGTTTTTCCCCTTGAGGGAGTGTGGGATTTAGTGGATAAAAGTAAACCGATAACCGACAAAAGCAATTTTGCATACTCAATTATGATTCGCCAACCGGATTTTTTAACGGAAGAGTTATTTAAGCGGTTTGTCAATGAAGCAAAAAATAAAAAAACTAATGCCTATCTTGATAAAATAAGATATGCCACAATAACTGAGGGGTTGTGTTGTCAGATACTCCATATAGGAAGTTACGATGATGAACCGGCAAGTTTTGAAAAAATGGAACAGTTTTGCAGGGATAACGGATACGAAAGGATATGCTTAAAACATCGTGAAATATACCTGTCAGACCCGCGTAAGACTGAAGCTGATAAATTGAAAACTGTACTGAGATTCAATGTGAGGAAAATTCACTGAATATAAATTTGGAGGATTGAAGAATGTTTTTTCGAGAGGCAGAAATAAATGACCTTGACAGCTTGCAGGAACTATATTTGCATTTGCATGAGACAGAGAAACTTCCCGAAAGTGAAGAACTTAATTTACTTTGGAGTGAAATTATAAAGGATAAGAACTATCATATTTTGGTAGCGGATATGGAAGGTAAAATTGTTTCCAGTGTGACGCTAGTGGTAATAAAAAATCTTACACGGGGTATGAAACCTTATGCCTTGATTGAAAATGTTGTAACACACAGGGAATATAGAAACAGAGGATATGCCAAAGCTTTGATACGAAAGGCTGTTGAGATTGCTCAAAATAGCGGATGCTACAAAATTATGCTTCTTACAGGTTCAAAAGATGAAAAAACATTATATTTTTATGAAAGTTGCGGATTTAACAGAAAAGATAAGACAGCTTTTATAAAATGGTTATAGTAAATGCCGATATGATTAAAAAATATTTACCAATAAAAACTGTCGCACCAGAAAGTGGTATAACTGGTGCGACAGTATGGTTAATATATTATTCTATTGGGAATTTGCTAATCATACCGAGAATTCTTTGCTTCATATAGGCATAATCGATAGAGTTTATATCGCCGTCAGCGTTTACATCGGCATAGGTTAAGTCGATATTGAAAGTTTCTATGCCGAGGATATGTGATTTTAAAAGAGCAATATCGATAGAATCAAATTTACCGTCGGAATTCAGATCACCCACTATGCGCTTTTGAGGTGTAGGCGTCGGCGTATAGTTTCCGGTATCATAGAGGTCTTTTGGCAGTTCGTCCAAAGTAATTACGTACTCACTGTTATATATAGTATTTAAAAGAACAGGATCATTACGGTTCATAAGGTACTCGCCATACCATGGGCAGAAATATAACCACCATGCACTTTCATTGACTATGTTTTGAATATCGGGAATTACGTCATTTTCAGTCAATGCAACCATCTTTGTGTCATTGGTATAATTTACAAGAGTAAGGAATAGAGATGATGCAGCACTTGTTCCCCAATTAGTGGGTGAGCCTTCATATTTATCATAGCCAATTATATCTACATATTCATCGCCAGGATACCATTCATAGGAATTTGCATAGGTATAAAGATTTACTTCCCATATAAGATTGTGAATGCCATAGTCTTCAGTTAAAGTTTTATACAGAAGCTTCCATAGCTCCTTGTAAACTTCTGCACCGGCAGAACCCCACCAGAACCATGCGCCTGAACCGTCTATATTATTGTAACCTTCCGCTTCGTGGAAGGGACGGAACAGAACGGGAACTTTGGCTTCCTGAAGAATGAGAAGCTGTTCTGCAAGGTCTTCGATTGCCATCATAAGGTAAGCATGTTCCTTTGAAGTCTTGTCAAGGCATTTGGCCGTATTAAAGCTTGCTGTGGGTTTGTATGTACATTTTGTCCAATCCACGAATTCGCCAAGTTTGTAATTTGCAAAATCAACGGGAACATTAATATGCCAGCAGGCAGTTGCAATACCGCCACGATTTTTTACCCAATCGATTATACGCTCTGTTGTACCGTCTTCCCATCCATACAGAGGATTGTAGTTCATAAAATCGAAGCCTCTGATAGCAGGGTATTTGCCTGTCTTATCGTAAATGTATTCAAATTCAAGTTCCATATTACCGTTGTTTCCGTTGCCGTAAATTTCCTGCTGACCGGAAATAACGTATTTACCGTATACGCTGGTAAGGTATTCAAAAAGTTTTTTAGTTTCAGGTGTTGCATTTTTATCCGACAAAATGGGGTCAATTTTAAGTTCAGGCATATCGGCGTAGTCAAAAGTTATTGTATCATAAAGTATAAAACCCCAGCTTCCGGATGTTCCGATTTCAATGGTTGTTGTACCGGCTTCAAGGTAAAAGAATCCAAAACTGTAGTCAATCCATTTGCCTTTGTTCGGAATAAAGAAATTACCAAGGGGTTTGCCGTTAATACTGACGGCCTGAAGTCTGGTTTCATTCTCTTTTCCGAGATACATCCAGCATCTTGTAGAAAGCTCATACATAGCATTTTCGGGAACTGTGACCTTTAAAGTTATTGTTCCCGAGTTGGCTACCCATACAAAACCTTCACCTGAATAGCCGGGATACTCGGTGCCGTAAACGTTGGTAGTAATAGTAGCACCGTTGCTGAGAATGCAATCTTCGGCTTCCACTTTTACAGGCAGGGAATTTGAAGCATTAACCGAAGCTGGCACTGATAAAAGAATTGAAAAAACTATTGCGATTGTTGCCAACAGAGATAGTCCTCTGCTGAAAAATATCTTCATAAAATGCACTCCTTTAATAAATATTTTTTTATTATCATTTAAGTAATTTCTAAATAATTTTATCTGAGATATTGTTTGCAAATAATTGTCACGGAGAACCGGATTGTATGTTAAGTGTTGTAATTCAGGTTCAATCGCATTTTTGGGATACGTTCGACAAAAATAAGCTATGTTGTTGAGAAAGCGATGTGGAATGGAACATTACTATAATGAAAGTAATTTGATGTTATGGGTAAATTGCACAGTTTTATTATAAAATATAATGACCCCCATTGTCAAGACAAATTTTTAGCTTTTCTAAGTTAGATTCTCCTTTCTATGTTTTTGTATAATATCTACCTTAAGGTACTCTGTCGGATGGATGTCAAGGGCGAGCATATGCGAGTTCATCTTGCCCCTTGACATCCAATGGTTATATATCCTTTTGATTCCCGGTCTGTTATGACAGACCGGCTGCCTTCCGGCGAGGACGGGGTTTGGGGCAGAGCCCCAAGGTTTTATACTACTGCCTTAATCTCTTTGTTAATCCCAAAATAATATTCTGACGGCGTTTTATAGCCTAGTGACTGATGTGGTCTCTTGTTGTTATAATATTCAATATATTCCCTCGTTTTTTGCCGAAGTTGCTGACCCGTTTCACAATCTTCATGATAAAGCATCTCCCACTTGTAAGTTCGAAAAAAACGCTCTATCCTTTGATTATCCAAGGCTCGTCCTTTCCCATCCATTGAAATTTTTATATTATTACTCTTTAGTAATTTTATGTAATCCTCACTGGCAAACTGTTTACCTTGATCGCTGTTCATAATTTCAGGTTTACCATATCGTTTGATTGCCTTTTTTATCGCTTCTAATACAAATGTCCTATCTAAAGTATTTGATAACTCAAATCCAACAATATACCGGGAATACCAGTCTATTATAGCTACCATATACATAAATCCACGTTTAAGACGGCAATATGTTATGTCTATAGACCATACCTGGTTGGGATGATCTATATTTAAGTCTCTTAGCAAATACGGGTACAAATATTTGTTATGCAGACGTCTGCTAAGATTAGGCCCGGGACAGAAACCGTGAATCCCCATTTCCCTCATATATCGCCGTGTACGCTTCCTATTGATTTGTATGTGGTAATCCCGGTGTAGGATATTTGTCATCCTGCGATAGCCATATTCCGGATGAACCGTGTATACCTCATCAATAATACGTTTTATTAGATATTCCTCATCTGTTACCGGTACTGGCTTGTAGTAAAGGCTTGTACGATTAATACCTAACAGTTCAGCTTGCCTTTTTATGCTTAATTTCTTTTCTTCTCTCTCAATCATCTTCATGCGGTCTTCCCGGGACTTAGAGTCGGCCAGATTTTTTTTTAAGCCAGGCAACTTCATATGAAAGTTGGCCAATTTGCTTAAGCAGTTCGTCCTTCTCCTTCTCATACGACTGTTTGACCTTCTCTACTTCATCAGTTTCCTTACTGAAAACTCTGCCTGCATTGCTTATAAATTCTGCCTTCCAGCGACTTAGCTGATTAGGATGAATTTCATATTCGGCAGCTATCTCATTCAGCGTCTTTTCTTCCCTTAAGACCTCAATCACTATTTTTGCTTTTTCTTCTGGTGTAAACTTTCTTCTCGTTTTCATATTTCTATTCTAACTTATTTTGACCGTTTTGTCTGTCTTAATTTATGGTATCATTATAAAAAATTATATCATATTTGAGACATTTTATCAATTATTTGCTATTCCAGAATGGCTTGAATTTAGGCTGCATTGACAAATTTGGTTAGGGAATTTGGAGAATTTATGAAAGTGCTTTAGGTTGATTTATGAACTATTACTAATTGACAATTTGGGGCAGAGGCATTAACCTGAAAATAGTTTAATTGGTTAGACTTAAGGAGCGAGTTGCTGATGGAAAGAATAAAGATATTCGAATCAGAATACAGATTTATGAATATTATATGGGAACACTCACCAATATCAAGTACAAAGCTTGTCAAGCTTGCCAGTGAACAGCTGGGGTGGAAGAAGTCCACGACATATACCGTTATTCGGAGGCTGTGTGACCGTGGAGCTATAAAAAATGAAAACGCTATTGTTGAGCCGTTAGTAAACCAGGAACAGGTAATGCGTATGCAAACGGAAGAGCATATAGATAAAGTATATAAGGGATCGCTGAAACTTTTCTTTACAACTTTTCTTCAAAAGGAAGAACTGAATAAAGATGAAATTGAAGAACTGAAAAAAATAATAGACCGATATGAGAAGCAGGAATAAAGTAGATAAATATTTATGCAAAAGAATCTGCAAATAGGCAAAATTGAAAGCAAATTCATATTATTAATTAAGGAGAGTGGATAATATGAATTTGTATGAAAATTTACAGGGTACACCGCAGCAGCCTGATAATCCTACTGATACGCAGAGATATATTCTTGCCAAGTTTGCTCTATATCAGAAGGGCAGACCTGAAGATTTTGAATATATTAAAAAACTGACTTCACCTCCGGCAGATATTTCAACCATTGTCAGCTATGGAGAACTTCGAGGAGTAAAAATAGGGATAATTGGCGCCGGTTTGGCAGGGCTTGCTTCAGCATTTGAGCTGAGAAAAACGGGTGCAGACATAACTATTTTTGAAGCGGAGGAGAATCGTATCGGAGGAAGGGTATACACATATTATTTTGATAAAAGCAAGCAGTTGTATGGTGAACTCGGAGCGATGAGAATACCTGTCATTCATGAGACCACATGGCATTACATAAATCTGTTTAAAATTCCCACAAGACCTTTTATACAAAATAATGAGAATGCTTTTATATATCTTAAGGGTATACGGGTGAGAAATGATGCGCAAGGCAGAAATGTAATGAAATACATATATCCAAAGTATTCTCTTTCGGAATGGGAAAGAAGGACTCCCTGGCAGCAATTGGTTTATTATGGCCTGGAAAGTCCGCTTCTTCCGGCAACGCCTGAGGAAAGAAGCGAGCTGCTTCAGGTAAAGCCGTATTATAATAACTTCAATACTTACTGGGATTTTCAAAGCAATAGAAAGATAATGGAGTCCCTGGGTTTAAGCGAAGGTGCTATTAATTTAATTTCAAACCTGTCTCCGTTGGCCGGTCAGAATCTTTACAACAGTTACATAGACATAGCTCAGGCAAATTACCCTGCCAATCTGTCATTCCTTTATGAGATTTCCGGTGGAACTTCAGTACTTCCCTATACGATATATAATTCGTTGCTCAATCCCAATCCAAAAGAAGATTACCCGGGTATACCTCTACACAAGCTTGGTAAAGTAATTGTTAAAAATGGAAACTGGGTTTCGGGAATATATAGGGATAAAGAGAATGGAAGGGTAGTACTGGCCTACAGGAATAAAAAGACAAGCAAGCTGATTTTTGAAGTCTTTGATTTTGTTGTTTGTGCCATACCTTTTTCCACACTTCGTACAATTGACATAAATCCTCTTTTCAGTGGACCGAAAATGCAGGCTATAAAAGAAGTTAATTATATACCTTCGCAGAAAACTCTTATGTTATGTACCTGGCGTTTTTGGGAGGCTGGTGGTCCGGAAGAACAAATAATCGGAGGAGGATCATATACTGACCTTCCAATTACTACATTGTGGTATCCATCGGATCATTATAGAAGC
It includes:
- a CDS encoding BlaI/MecI/CopY family transcriptional regulator, which gives rise to MERIKIFESEYRFMNIIWEHSPISSTKLVKLASEQLGWKKSTTYTVIRRLCDRGAIKNENAIVEPLVNQEQVMRMQTEEHIDKVYKGSLKLFFTTFLQKEELNKDEIEELKKIIDRYEKQE
- a CDS encoding IS3 family transposase (programmed frameshift) gives rise to the protein MKTRRKFTPEEKAKIVIEVLREEKTLNEIAAEYEIHPNQLSRWKAEFISNAGRVFSKETDEVEKVKQSYEKEKDELLKQIGQLSYEVAWLKKNLADSKSREDRMKMIEREEKKLSIKRQAELLGINRTSLYYKPVPVTDEEYLIKRIIDEVYTVHPEYGYRRMTNILHRDYHIQINRKRTRRYMREMGIHGFCPGPNLSRRLHNKYLYPYLLRDLNIDHPNQVWSIDITYCRLKRGFMYMVAIIDWYSRYIVGFELSNTLDRTFVLEAIKKAIKRYGKPEIMNSDQGKQFASEDYIKLLKSNNIKISMDGKGRALDNQRIERFFRTYKWEMLYHEDCETGQQLRQKTREYIEYYNNKRPHQSLGYKTPSEYYFGINKEIKAVV
- a CDS encoding glycosyl hydrolase, with the protein product MKIFFSRGLSLLATIAIVFSILLSVPASVNASNSLPVKVEAEDCILSNGATITTNVYGTEYPGYSGEGFVWVANSGTITLKVTVPENAMYELSTRCWMYLGKENETRLQAVSINGKPLGNFFIPNKGKWIDYSFGFFYLEAGTTTIEIGTSGSWGFILYDTITFDYADMPELKIDPILSDKNATPETKKLFEYLTSVYGKYVISGQQEIYGNGNNGNMELEFEYIYDKTGKYPAIRGFDFMNYNPLYGWEDGTTERIIDWVKNRGGIATACWHINVPVDFANYKLGEFVDWTKCTYKPTASFNTAKCLDKTSKEHAYLMMAIEDLAEQLLILQEAKVPVLFRPFHEAEGYNNIDGSGAWFWWGSAGAEVYKELWKLLYKTLTEDYGIHNLIWEVNLYTYANSYEWYPGDEYVDIIGYDKYEGSPTNWGTSAASSLFLTLVNYTNDTKMVALTENDVIPDIQNIVNESAWWLYFCPWYGEYLMNRNDPVLLNTIYNSEYVITLDELPKDLYDTGNYTPTPTPQKRIVGDLNSDGKFDSIDIALLKSHILGIETFNIDLTYADVNADGDINSIDYAYMKQRILGMISKFPIE
- a CDS encoding GyrI-like domain-containing protein codes for the protein MSKLDYKKDFKELYLPKTTPSIVDVPAMTFAIIDGQGDPNGEDFALATEALYSFSYKVKMSYKSKDVPEGYYDYTVFPLEGVWDLVDKSKPITDKSNFAYSIMIRQPDFLTEELFKRFVNEAKNKKTNAYLDKIRYATITEGLCCQILHIGSYDDEPASFEKMEQFCRDNGYERICLKHREIYLSDPRKTEADKLKTVLRFNVRKIH
- a CDS encoding flavin monoamine oxidase family protein gives rise to the protein MNLYENLQGTPQQPDNPTDTQRYILAKFALYQKGRPEDFEYIKKLTSPPADISTIVSYGELRGVKIGIIGAGLAGLASAFELRKTGADITIFEAEENRIGGRVYTYYFDKSKQLYGELGAMRIPVIHETTWHYINLFKIPTRPFIQNNENAFIYLKGIRVRNDAQGRNVMKYIYPKYSLSEWERRTPWQQLVYYGLESPLLPATPEERSELLQVKPYYNNFNTYWDFQSNRKIMESLGLSEGAINLISNLSPLAGQNLYNSYIDIAQANYPANLSFLYEISGGTSVLPYTIYNSLLNPNPKEDYPGIPLHKLGKVIVKNGNWVSGIYRDKENGRVVLAYRNKKTSKLIFEVFDFVVCAIPFSTLRTIDINPLFSGPKMQAIKEVNYIPSQKTLMLCTWRFWEAGGPEEQIIGGGSYTDLPITTLWYPSDHYRSCVEQTKCEQRSFPYSKLNLLPKDQKFLAGKPGVMIASYNYGLDTIRLANLSPELRNEEIKREVEEVHGLPRGYLDRIAIDFKTMNWNENLWTRGALPFYTPEQKRLFSFVMTLPEYDNRVFMAGDQISPVHRWMQGALQSGMIAANQLAMAAKSYRQ
- a CDS encoding GNAT family N-acetyltransferase, whose amino-acid sequence is MFFREAEINDLDSLQELYLHLHETEKLPESEELNLLWSEIIKDKNYHILVADMEGKIVSSVTLVVIKNLTRGMKPYALIENVVTHREYRNRGYAKALIRKAVEIAQNSGCYKIMLLTGSKDEKTLYFYESCGFNRKDKTAFIKWL
- a CDS encoding helix-turn-helix transcriptional regulator, giving the protein MVSFSYYGSNERNTERVVEPLKLLFKGYAWYVYAFCRVKNDFRIFRISRIKNLKMIENSYTRDCPENIPIMSKEVDIKTVRVVLKIHKRMAFRVFDEFGHDSVKENEDGYFYVTVDLPDEDWLYGYILSFGEDAEVIEPEHVRSNLKNKLENCLKKYT